tgcgtgtgtgcacattgCTCATTCATAGCATTGCAGGCATACCTTGCCATTGCTGTCTGCTTGTAGCTCACTGTCGCCCCCTAAAGGGCAGAATTAGCAACAGATTTTAAGTCAGATAAGTCAGATTTATGCTCAAGTATTTTGTTTTGCCTCAGTTAgttcaaaatgtaatgtaaagtcATTGAACTTACTGAACTTGTCTCTCagctagacagacagacacaggcacacagattAACTCTCTGTGACCCCCctgcctccaccaccaccaccaccaacataTTAAACCAAGCATGATACCATTTGGCCTTCTTCTATTCATCGCAGACAGAATGGGAGGCTACATAAAGGGGAGACTGGGTGAAAAGATTTtgggggcagagaggaggaggaggagggtgcagGGTGAGAGAAGGGTGAACTGGAGAAAGGGATTTGTGTTGAGAAATTAGCCTGGATGAAGAGCGCTGGTATATTATGTCAGCGTTAAGGGACAGGACAAAatagaggagagggaggggggggatGGGCCGATTTTGGGAGAATAAAAGAGAGGCAgacggagggaggagagagaggacagtgatggatgaagggaggagagaagtTTGGAATTGAATAAGTGAGAAACTGCAGTGTTAACCATTTCAAAAGCTCTCATCTTGCGAAAGGATTCTCGGTGTCTTAACTATATCATGCACACATATTTAAGCACACAGAGATTTGCAAAAAGTGGAAACTACAGAGTTCAGCACTTATAATCCAAGTAGGGAACGAAAATTGTATTGGTGTCTTATATTGTGAGAATCCCCACTGGGTTTCTTATTGCAAGACaatgagatgagaggaggaatgaAGGTAGATTACATTGGAAGCTAATATAGAAAGACCTTTCAGTGTATATTAGATTGGCTATAATGGAGCATCCCAATAGTGAGCAGCTAAACCCATTAGAACCACTGACAGCTCCTCCGCCTGTGTGAAAGGAGGTGTGAATCTGCCATACCACAGCAAATTAATAGGGTATTAAGTGTACACCTCAAAGTaaaagtgtgtgagagtgcgGCTGGAAATTTGATGAGTGCGCCTTGTGAGAACATAAACCGTCCAAACCGCAGCCCCCCGTTGTGACATTCCAGCATGTGCACACTTACTACTGATTACCTGCAGAGCAAATGGTTGGGGGGGTGCATCTGTTTAGTGTTTCAGTGGTGCTGACTTGCTCCatgagtgttgtgtgtgtgtgtgtaacaaacATCTTCAGTGCTGACTCAGATAGTAGTGTGCGCGAGAATTTGCGACCCTGAACTCTTACCCCTTGACCCGGCTGCCAGTTCGAAACACTCCCCAGAGGGACGGTGAAAGACAGAGTTCCTGCATCAGTTGTTCAACCGAAACCAGTGAGAGCTCGGGGGACAAATGGGAGGGACGGCAGCGGGGTTGTGGGAGAGGAAGGGGgacaaaggagagagggaaggcagtagaaaaggaaaggaaagaggttGCAGAGCAGCGCAAGGACAGTGGCGAGACTTCAAAGCTTGAGTGAAGAGGCTAAGTGCTGAAAAACTCACCTACTGTCATAACTGCCAGTTCTGGAGCTATTTTACTATTTACATTCTtataacacacacgcacacacacacacacaccttgctcactgaagtaaaagcaaGACTAGCTCCATAATGAGAAATGACCTTTTTGCGTCAGAGAGGAAGAACGACTACAGCCACCTTCAACCCTCACTGTTTACCCACACCTCAgtcacacacaagaacacacactcacacacacaaggggcTTCAGGAGGCCTTGATAAACAGATGTGCTCATAAGCCTGGGGCACGAGACGCCCTGAATAAGGGTCTTCAGAGAATCCCTCtcccatgaaaacacacacacacaatcaacacACGGGAAGATGAAGCTGTGTGGAAAGTAGGTCTGCAACAACTCACACACCTGGTTCTGACTCTCACATTCGACATAGCTATCACGTCAACGCGACTCTCGCTCTCCCGAGAACTGTCAGTCAGGACGAGAGTAGATGCAGGGAGGTACGAGAGTCTCCAGAAGTGGAGAGCTTTGATGAGTGAAGCGTCGTCACACAGCGAGAgggagaaggatggagggagaggaccagagagagagTTTTGCGTTGTGAAATGCTGGCCTGGTTCAGCAGGCACCCGTGGGCTGGAGTTTTTCCACTTCCTTGACTTGTGGTTGCGTTAAGATAACACAAACCAgagcaagcaaaaaaaacaacagctattCATTCAAGCATAAACAACTCAAATGCAACTGTGAAACcactaaaaacacactcacagtcataTGAGCACACATATAGCGCACATCCACACCAGCCAGGGTAGTGAAAGCTCCACAGGGGTTAAGGAACAGGGGTTGGAGGGGCCCTGTGGCCTTCAGGCATTCTGTCTTTGGGGAGGGAAAGAGTATAATTACACCCCATTcattcctcctcccctccttttctaGGGAACACGTTGGCCCCAGACCCCTAACAGCTTTTAATTAGCCAGACCAAtggaggagacgaggaggaggaggaaatgaggaggTGAAGAGAAGGATAAAAGGGGAGCTTTCTTAAAAACATGAGTTGTGAATGAAATTAGCAACagaacctgtttttttttggcttttgacaAGCCTGTGTTTTCATGCGGAGGTCAGCCAGGCCACTGACAAGCACACAGTGTGGGGAAAAAGGTGCATCCCATCCAATTTAAAACGATTCTTTACTTCAGAGGGAGCAGCCAGAGATCTCCAAGcgtcttgtttttctccaacTCTGTTATTACTGATCTGACTcaaagaaaagagagcagagaggaacaaGATGAGAGTAGAGATTATTTAGCCAATTAGGCGGCTACAGGCtgtgtctcttttcctttcacTGAATCACTCGCCCtcgcagagaaacacacaaacaaaggcgTGCACACCTGCACGGGAGTGTACACGCTTACAAAGACGCTTTTCTGAGAGAGAGCGGTGATTGCAAGCGGAGGAAGGTGATCAGCCTGTTAGCCCTGGATAACAAGTGTAGAGCTGTGCTCAGCTAACAAAGCATGTTTTGACAGGTAGGTTAGCGCTAacgatacacacacacacatacagaggcaggaaggaggGGTTAGAGGCCCATGTTTGGAGCCAGCGTGTCTGTGACTTGGCCAGGGGGTCCTGACAGGAGCCACAACAACAGGAGAGGTGTGTTGAGGGGGGGTCAGAGCCACCACATCCCATGCTTTGAAGCCGgggcacacacactgacagcacacatTAACAACGGCAGACAAGCGGGAGCTGTTTTCTTGTCACTTTTGCTGCCTACAGCACGTTAACATGAACCACAGACTAAATTTGAGGATTGGAGCCTGTTGTCCTCGAGGGTGTCATCAGAGCAATACGCAAATATCAGTATTTCTTCACCTACTGGCTTTCGGCTGATCTCACATTAGTTGCAACATGCCAGCCAGCAGCTCATcacatgctgcagctcagcacgGCCTTGCCTGCGTTATGTTTACTCGGAAGGAAAGACGTATTAGTaaagtgaagacagcaggttGGAGTTCATTCAGTTTTTACACTTGAATTATTTTCCCTCTTTGCCCCGACAAATCCGTTCTTTCACCGAGTTGTGGCTACTTATTAACAATCAGTTCAACTAAGGTGAAAATTTAACGCTGCTGCATGAGAGCGGCTTTTATATTCTAACTGAACACCGTCGGCACAAATGAGCAGTGGGGCTGTACAGGACTCATCCACATTTTCACCATTTCTCCATACTTGAGTGGGACACTGGGGGGAAACAAGCATAGGAAGCgtgcagagaggagacaggaaggaggctTAAAAAGAGCCATAAAACTAAATGAAGGGTAAAGATGAAAAGCGAGAAAGAGAGCGACAGCCTGACTGTCTCCACCCACACCCTCGCCGTCTTTGATGAAACAAGAGAGAAATtgagagacagagatacagaTAGAGACAGCAAATAAGTGTGAGGAGCTTCAACACAGATAGACAAACACCCAGAAAGTGGAAAACAGCTTAGATAAGAAGACTTGACAGAACGAGTCACGGAGCTGCACAGATAGAGAAGTGGACTCTCAGCGAAGGTGAAAAAGAGAGATTGGGCTTGAGCTGTCATTTAAAGTCTCGGCCTCTTGGAAGCAAGTGAGAGGTAAAACCTCTGCTGAGAGCTAGACGAGGAGGGGAGagcaggaaggtgtgtgtgtgggtttgtgtgtgtgtgactcgGATGGTGGAAGGGCTTTATGAGGTTCTAGGTATGTTTTCCAGCCTGATCCGGCTCTTTCTATTTCAGTCCAAGTGACGGGTTTGCACAAGCACACCGAAAAACGCCAACACAAACACCCTCACATGGCACCCGGATTCCACCCCAGTAGCCGTACCTTTGTGTTAACGTGTGCTGTTCGTGTGAGTAAGACTGCTTTCAGTTGCCGTGCGTGTCTGCGTGCAATTAGccctcattattattattcacacGTGCGTCGTATGAGCCAAGCTGTCAGGGTGTGTGGAGACAATGTGCGCCTGTTATTCACACTGTTATTCATTTTGCAGAATAAAGATGTTTTCGCGCAGGGTGCGGACGTTAGTCGCTaaccctcctctttctttcctgtctccCTGCAGCTTCCTGTGGAACGATTACACGGTGGAAGTGCGCATCAACGACTATCTGGACATCATCTGCCCACATTACACTCACGGCGAGGTGTCGTCGCACGCGGCTGAGCGCTATGTGCTGTACATGGTGGAGAGGGAGGACTACGAGGTGTGTAAGCCTCACTCCTTCGACCAGCTCCGTTGGGAGTGCTCGCGGCCGTTCGCTCCCCACGCTCCCGAGAAATTCTCTGAGAAATTCCAGCGTTTCACTCCCTTCACCCTGGGCAAGGAGTTCAGACAGGGAGAGAGCTATTATTATATCTGTAAGTATCAGTAATAACCTTTTTTATCCGCTTATTGTGATCCTGAGGAGGTTCCTTGTGTCTAACTTTTCCCTCTTGTCTGACTTTCCGCAGCAAAGCCAATGCATCACCACGGCCAGGATTGTCTAAGGCTGAGAGTGGACGTTGCCGGGCATAAAGGCTCTGGAAAGACCCATCCAGATAAATCCAAGGCAGATGATACAGGGAAGAGCAtggatggaggaaaaaagataTTTGCTGCTGCCGGAGGAGTTCACAACCCCTCTAACCGGCTCCCAGCAGGTGAGGATTCCTCTAAAAAAAATACCAGACAGATGCAAGATAGTCCCAGCAGTCCCACGTCTGAGAGGAGCTCAGCTGGGCGTGGTCACCACGAAGGAATGATGAAACCCAATACtgactctctccctcccttttctttcctcagatGACCCCGCTGTGATGGAGCCAAACGTTCAGATGAGCATCGGCAGTTCGGGAGCACAGCTGCTCTCCCTTCCACTCTTCTTTACCATGATCCCAGTCTTACTAGCCCTGATGCTGCACCAAGGCTGATAATGCCATAACAGAGACAATGCCGACCCAGTGCAGGTCACTGGGGCCACGAACACtcaagagattttttttaaagcagatttttttataAGAGCATGGACATTGctgtcggtgtgtgtttgtgtgtttgttttgcgcGAGTGTGGAACGTGGATCGTTCCAAAGAAGAGGACCTCAAAGATCTTTTTGTATTACTTTACTATGAGGATGGAAATTCTCATTTATGACTATTTCAGATGCACACTTTTTTCAGTCATAATGAACAAAACTGCAAGCGAATCAAAATACTTAACGGATGAATATCAAATTGAAAGTGACGAGAAGATAACATTGTCTTCATTATCCTGTGTTCTCAACAGATTTACATTGTACTCCTCATCTCCAATGTCATGTCAATGTAAtgtcatttttcttcctctacATGTAGAGAAACTATTAATTCTTTGTCTTGGAAATGTTGTCGGCTACTGCCAGAGTAGTATGCGTTATGTAGGatttttgtcatgttgttgtgtaGCACTCAGCTCCCTGTTATATCTCTGCAAGTCTGTCAAAGCACCGCTGTCACATTCATGCTGGCACAAAAGCCAACCCTTTGGTTCAGGTGCCGCGGTTTGAATGAACAAAAGTATCTGGCATCACATATTTTATCAGTTCAGCCATTAAGCAACACTAGAAAACAAATGGTCTAATCCATATTACACAGTGATGCCTACTGCTACTCACACCaatttaacagtaaaaaaaatattcttttttaaaggtttaaCATGTATTTCAGAAGAAATGCTCCAAAATTCGTTTAGATCCtagaaatatttatttcttttgttgtaaGTCCTTACTACTGTATTATATCCTCTCATAAGCTTGAGAGCCACTGATGGAGGGAACAAAGCAGACTCTAACAGGGGTTTTAGGGAGCTGAGCTTCATTAGTACTTATGGTTATTCACTCATTTTTACTGTCTTGGCAGTATCATGGTACACTGGCCGATGTGCAGACGTGATCCCACTTGCACGGTGTCAAACCTCAAACTGAAGGGACTTCTCACAACATATTTGCAGCTGTTCTCTTGTTAAACATGCTTGTGtcattttgtaaatgtttatatGTACATTTGTATATAGAGAAAACTATAAGAAACTGTTTTAagatgtgaaaaatgttcagtgaaataaaaaaagttgtgatgtaataaacatttctgcctctttttttaatcagctgcactaaaatgtatttttgcactAACCTGCTTTGGCTCTTGAAATCTCACTGACATCACTGAGATTTTGATGGATGAAGCCATATTCTGTTAAAGCTATCCACAGGCATCACGCCCATTAAAGCTTGATCATATTATTTCACTACTACTACTTTTGAAGTTatgatcattttttattttgagtcaaaCATATTTCTCTAATCGTGTCATAGATCATACTTCAAAAAGTTACACACCCCCTGTTCCCTGTGATATTGGTTTCTTCCAGAAGTTGCAGGATGAAAACAGGGAGCCtacgcacgcacgcacccacccacccacacacacacacacacacacacactcacacagcacatgctgctggaggaggtgcaggTATGTTGCTGAAATGGTAAGCGTCACTCCCTTTCtcaaacatgtgaaaaatgGGGGTGACTGAGCCATAATTTGTGATAGCATAGCAAAGTGTGCAAGCAGTGTGAATCTTATGGCAGTGAGTTTTTGCCACCACTGCCTCAGGTTATCATCCTTCATGAGTGTGTATTTAGGTTAAAGTGAAAGATTTGTTCCCTCTTTCATATCATCATGTCAGACCAATccaatgatgaagatgatgatgatcaggCAGTCaaagtcataataataataatcatgataatataagaacaagaacaagaacaagaatgATAATAACAGCTAATGGAGCAGATACTGCTAGATAATGTCCATACAGTCTCATCTGCATCACGCTGCTTCCTCTGCGTTGTGTTCGAAAATACAGCTATTACCATGTTGGTTATTGTCTACGTTCTCTGAATTCATTTGCATTGTGGACATAGTGTGAATTTATGGACCTTAAACTTTCTTGGGTGAAGCAGACaagattttgttctttttttggaaAAGTGTCAGCAGTGTAGAAGCTGGTGTATAAATGAGCAAATAAGTATCATTTTCAGTAACCAACTGGACAAATACGTGATTGGCATGAAAATCTCTGAATAATTACACAGTTTttaccttaatataaagtgacacattaCTGAGCTACAAAAACTGATTTAGTGAAGTGTTAAAATAATCCCATCAAAAGTCTTTGCCCCCTGTTCTAATTGTGAATTTTGGCCTGCAGAAATCTCTCCAGCACCCTCCACATTTCCACCCCAAGGTCTTTCCCAACCTCTGTTTCTCatcccctcttctctctgcctttcaTCATTTGACATTGCTCACTCTGGCTTAGGTTTCACAGTCAGAAAGCCAAACACAAGAACCGAGAGGGGGATGATGAAGGAGCGAGAGTACGGATAGTGTAGCGAGAAAGGCCAGCGAGCAAACTGACAACTGGGTGTGAAGGTGTCACTCTCGCCTCCTCGCTCACAgtctttcactctttttttgGGCATTTCTTTTACTGCTCTGTACATCCTCTTTGGAGGGAAAGCTGAACATCCGTGTATGCAGTGGTGTGTTGGAATGAAGAGGAGCACAGTGCAAGAACCTCAGAGCTGACTGAAAACTGTCAAAAGTCACCATcccctgtaaaaccacacaACATATACATTCAAAACCTGAACATAAAACtgagttgtttgtttttccatgaTCACGTCATGGTTTGAATTCACTGCAGATGACCACACAGTCTGAGAAATGTTGTTGCAGTGTAGCATCCATGCATCTGTGTGGCTCTGTGCAGAAGGTTAATGCAGGAC
Above is a window of Chelmon rostratus isolate fCheRos1 chromosome 8, fCheRos1.pri, whole genome shotgun sequence DNA encoding:
- the efna1b gene encoding ephrin-A1b encodes the protein MDLVYLVCLALSIGAWFASAERHSVYWNSSNPNFLWNDYTVEVRINDYLDIICPHYTHGEVSSHAAERYVLYMVEREDYEVCKPHSFDQLRWECSRPFAPHAPEKFSEKFQRFTPFTLGKEFRQGESYYYISKPMHHHGQDCLRLRVDVAGHKGSGKTHPDKSKADDTGKSMDGGKKIFAAAGGVHNPSNRLPADDPAVMEPNVQMSIGSSGAQLLSLPLFFTMIPVLLALMLHQG